CGACCGGGATGTCCCACGGAATCCGCACACCGCTGCTGTGGGTCTCGTTGTAGCGCACGATCGGTGCGCTCAGTTTGGTGAGCCAGCCGTCGACGGGGATCTGGAACCCGAGCACGATCGCGATCGCGATCCAGTATGCGGCGCGCCGGAACAACCCCGTGCGCAGCACCGCGAGTTCGAGCACCACCACTGCGAGCACCGCCGCCGCCGCGGGCAGGGTGTAGCCGATCATGATCGCCGCCCCGCTTCGTGCTCCCGGCGGCGCAGCCTGCCCAACAGGGTGTCGACGGCGTTGTAGGTCAGCAGCCCGCACAGCGGGATGACGACGAAGAACAACATCTCCTCCAGCGGCATCGCACCGAAAAGCTCGATCCCGATGAGGTATCGGGCGTCGAAGGACCACACCCCGGCGGCGATCGCGATCAGATCCCAGGCGATGAACACCGCGGCCACCGGCAGCATCGCCGCCGCGGCCCGCCCCGGCCGCCGGTACACCCCGGCGCCGAAGAACTCCAGCGGTGCGGTGACGGCCAGGCACGCGGCCAGCACCAGCAGGTACTGCAGACGGTCCATGCTCAGCTCCCCGCGCCGTGCACGCGGGCGGCCCAGGCCCGGGCCAGGCCCGCGCCGGCCACCTGCAGCCGCCGCACCGTGCCGACGGTGGCGCGCTGTGCGAACACGGCGAAATCGATGGCCTCGATGCGGTCGAGGATCTCCGAGTACAGCGTCAGCGCGGCGGCGATGCACGGCCGGGACCGCGGTGACAGCAGCGCGATGCCCCCGCGGGCGTAGTCGTAGATGCGCCGGGTCTGCGCGTGCTGGTCGATCAACGCCCGGCGCACCCGGATGTCGGTGCGGCCGTTGGCATGACACCACATCAGCACGTCGCGGTCGACGTCGTGGGCGGCCAGCTCGTCGGCGGGCAGGTACACCCGGCCGCGCTGCAGGTCCTCGTCGATGTCACGCAGAAAGTTGGTGAGCTGAAACGCCTTTCCCAGCGCGGCGGCGTAGGGCGCGGCTTCCTCGGGAGGTCCGACGGTGCCCAGCACCGGCAGCATCTGCAGCCCGATCACCTCGGCCGAGCCGTACATGTAGCGGTCCAGCGCCGCGCGGTCGGGGTAGTCGGTGACGGTCAGGTCCATCCGCATGGAGGCCAGGAAGTCGTCGAACATCTCCCACGGGATGTCGTAGCGCCGCGCGGTGTCCACCACCGCCTCCAGCGCGGGATCGCCGGCCTCGCTGTCGCCCGCCATCCGGTGGAACAGTTGGGTGGCCAGCGTGTGCAGCCGCTCGGCACGTTCCGCGGTGGACCGCCGCGGGTCCACGTCGTCGAGGACATCGTCGAGGATGTCGTCGGCGCGGCGGGCGAACCCGTACAGCGCGTGTACGGCGGGCCGCTGCTGCGGGGTGAGCAGCCGGGTGGCCAGGAAGAAGGTCCGGCCGTGTTCGGCGTTGAGCCGGCGGCAGCGGCGGTAGGCGTCCCGCAGGGCGGGGTCGTGCACACCGGCGGCGTGCAGTTCGGAGCTGATCATGTTCGCACCACCCGGTGGTCGCGGCGCCGGGTCCCGGCGCCGGTGATTCTGTCGGCGGCGAGCCGACCGGACAGCAGGGCCGTGGGCACCCCGACCCCCGGCACCGTCGACCCGCCGGCCAGCACCACGTTGTCGATGCCGCGCACGGTGTTGCCCGGCCGGAACGGCCCGGTCTGGCCGAAGGTGTGGCTCAACGCGAACGGGGTGCCCGCCAACATGCCCTTGCGGGCCCATCCCGCGGGGTCGATGACGTGCAGCAGTTCGGTGTCGTGGCCCAGCGCCGGCATCCGTTCGGTGACCAGCTGCAACATGTGCTCGGCGTAGCCGGATCCGATGCCTGTCCAATCCAGTTTTCCGACCGCGGTGTTGGGCGCCGGCGCGAGGATGTAGAGCAGGTCCCGGCCGTCCGGCGCCAACGAGGGGTCGCCGGCGGTGGGCCGGGTCACCAGCAGCGACGGATCGCTCATCAGCCGTCCGTCGTCGACGATGTCACGGAACGTCTGCGTCCAGGCGTCGCCGAACAGGATGGTGTGGTGACCGACGTCGCCGGTGGCGCGGCAGCCGACGTGGGCCACCACCGCCGACGGCGCCGGGCGCAGCGGCAGCAACCGCCGCGGTGTGCGGCCGAGCAGCCGATAGGTCTCGGGCAGTTCGGTGGTGAGCACCACCGCGTCGGCGGCCACCCGCTCCCCCGCGCCGGTGTGCACTGCGGTGACCCGCCCCCAGTTCCGTTCCAGCCCGCAAACCGGTGCGCCGTAACGGAATTCGACACCGGCGCGTCGGGCCGCGGCGGCCAGCGCATCGGGCAGAGCGCGCATGCCGCCGGCCGGGAAGTACACCCCGGAGACGGTGTCCATGTAGGCGATCACCGCGTAGGCGGCCAGCGCCTTCTGCGGGGCGACCCCGGCGTAGAGGGACTGGAACGTGAACACCCGGCGCAGCCGCTCGTCGGTGATGAACCGGGCCACCATCCGGTCCCAGCCCCGGAACCCGCCCGCCGTCGCCAACCGGACCAGTTGCGGGCGCAGCAGCGCCAGCGGCGAGTCGAAGTTCGCGCCGATGAAGGTGTCGATCTCCAGGCGGTACAACCTGGTGAGCCAGTCGCGCAGCCGCAGGTACCCGTCGGCGTCGGCGCGTCCGGCGAACCGCTCGACCTCGGCGGCCATCGCGTCGCGGTCGGCGTGCACGTCGACCGTG
The window above is part of the Mycolicibacterium hassiacum DSM 44199 genome. Proteins encoded here:
- a CDS encoding lycopene cyclase domain-containing protein, with the translated sequence MIGYTLPAAAAVLAVVVLELAVLRTGLFRRAAYWIAIAIVLGFQIPVDGWLTKLSAPIVRYNETHSSGVRIPWDIPVEDFLFGWALVTAVLLLWERRRTARRTGAEEAP
- a CDS encoding lycopene cyclase domain-containing protein → MDRLQYLLVLAACLAVTAPLEFFGAGVYRRPGRAAAAMLPVAAVFIAWDLIAIAAGVWSFDARYLIGIELFGAMPLEEMLFFVVIPLCGLLTYNAVDTLLGRLRRREHEAGRRS
- a CDS encoding phytoene/squalene synthase family protein, yielding MISSELHAAGVHDPALRDAYRRCRRLNAEHGRTFFLATRLLTPQQRPAVHALYGFARRADDILDDVLDDVDPRRSTAERAERLHTLATQLFHRMAGDSEAGDPALEAVVDTARRYDIPWEMFDDFLASMRMDLTVTDYPDRAALDRYMYGSAEVIGLQMLPVLGTVGPPEEAAPYAAALGKAFQLTNFLRDIDEDLQRGRVYLPADELAAHDVDRDVLMWCHANGRTDIRVRRALIDQHAQTRRIYDYARGGIALLSPRSRPCIAAALTLYSEILDRIEAIDFAVFAQRATVGTVRRLQVAGAGLARAWAARVHGAGS
- the crtI gene encoding phytoene desaturase family protein, which translates into the protein MRTVGSNVHRVVVVGAGLSGLAAALHLAGRGCAVTVVERGHHPGGRVGRLDIDGYRLDTGPTVLTMPDIIDDVFAAVGESLSDRLALRPVDPAYRASFADGSTVDVHADRDAMAAEVERFAGRADADGYLRLRDWLTRLYRLEIDTFIGANFDSPLALLRPQLVRLATAGGFRGWDRMVARFITDERLRRVFTFQSLYAGVAPQKALAAYAVIAYMDTVSGVYFPAGGMRALPDALAAAARRAGVEFRYGAPVCGLERNWGRVTAVHTGAGERVAADAVVLTTELPETYRLLGRTPRRLLPLRPAPSAVVAHVGCRATGDVGHHTILFGDAWTQTFRDIVDDGRLMSDPSLLVTRPTAGDPSLAPDGRDLLYILAPAPNTAVGKLDWTGIGSGYAEHMLQLVTERMPALGHDTELLHVIDPAGWARKGMLAGTPFALSHTFGQTGPFRPGNTVRGIDNVVLAGGSTVPGVGVPTALLSGRLAADRITGAGTRRRDHRVVRT